In Lutra lutra chromosome 13, mLutLut1.2, whole genome shotgun sequence, one genomic interval encodes:
- the LOC125083605 gene encoding protein FAM205A-like — MLSHNVVLWDFKYPLYTYGFIFIILLIIWQVTRSYCGLRLEPKRICCQRHRRVKIRDAATRARKFCQEEAEKPWELLSVMKSQGWLPQEGSVRRLLCADTCCEICNAMALEIQQLLVGENTLISPPSSGPLQGSSCLEILSMSTVSFDQSLQQHSLHSKALALRSTTPPVLQLVDQKSLTQSTVQSAGTVKIHDCWTEHLQLGQGFQIQEVPTGPETLCCSRLEEPRVLVNQQEMLQSSPTLDYGNQGPQPLNSQVSLQTLNREITTLTHPMALHVVTVLPAHLPFLSPEVLRLLEVHVKKWMHFQRWGLPRRVEESLRQLMPNPPLCYQPVNNQPVSFIQKNNSKFPIEKFGTYSYQTWGSCMASQPTQAFWVSEWSIMDPEQRHHHQQIPNNMAVALRSPGLEDSSGLYALPGYQDHDSVGHMQQKYSQLFCGLPSLHSESLVNTFLGSQSFSMNGSMSKHPLKDPFLFKELSILPLLPKTPPQSTTPSSPSSPNWVIPSDYQQPQISVPFLTLAECDALEWHLLQRQLQLQWGLPAVFQRPQHTQNPIQYRPCGKGQSPETVKTSWPVKPITVFTRELVFFPEHARRLLEFHLQRQLIHHRWGLPQKIQESIQLLLSPNDQTTLSWSSTALANVHDPQPTALEVTEAGDPFSPITDPESVPMPHLFDQAKAILQSHINSKCGQIQQGKVPARVYSSWQCIIPGGLQVAPFTYIPENKPLELQAATDPALQQKAMPWIPMALDQQQQASPDAVTEHPKLPQALSEGAIEKLETTLRHKYLAFLSGLPALYYVALSRAMAPAISTQAVITGMVPGPGEFPTEPLTQMISSEEQSLSPGPSFQDANETCADIEDELQVEEQVEDLIKMVPLESQAEASGPYTLKKTILAKLNFHLRKKILEIQLGIPIKARLSREQTVANSGNTSTQDSLESLENLGKTLLQDLPIPLDTPRVPDPEWLHLKEQLALELKAVQQNQKQPSSRAVSHGSAHWASKISQPSGDMTEAQVLCVQLEANVNSPSLEEPWSPESQSPGHSKDSAQVPMLAEKREDPGKPKLAGDHGEGDAGFAHSSTRDISHPDEAQRPEGMLLNRTPHSPWRRSRSFHLDAPCEHSTRHHPQIKLSEPPPGIPGVKVSEKNDLHSSQTKLNVFLKPARIPKNAQPVVPQASQGQLFLGQLIQGKPLQGQTLKGQVLQGQVMPVHTHKRPSLPESGLRSKMKSFLHCFNSKAKGKVQEEPMFSTAGKVANTRKENAERGLAPAKSSMGRTKTERTRGDSKAQSSPTEKQEGLTFLDGPHSPDSKLRHRSRSHQLHSASVLGHPRHCPRHCPRVACATQPGNVP, encoded by the exons ATGTTGAGCCATAATGTTGTTCTGTGGGATTTCAAGTATCCCTTATATACCTATGGCTTCATCTTCATTATTCTTCTAATTATCTGGCAAGTAACAAGGAGTTACTGTGGATTGAGGTTGGAACCTAAAAGGATCTGCTGCCAG CGTCACCGAAGAGTCAAGATAAGAGATGCAGCAACAAGAG CTAGGAAATTTTGCCAGGAAGAAGCTGAGAAGCCATGGGAGCTGCTCTCTGTCATGAAAAG CCAGGGCTGGCTTCCTCAGGAGGGAAGTGTGAGGCGGCTCCTGTGTGCAGATACCTGCTGCGAAATCTGCAATGCCATGGCTCTGGAAATTCAGCAGCTGTTGGTGGGTGAGAACACCCTGATCTCTCCCCCTTCATCGGGACCATTGCAGGGTTCCTCTTGCCTAGAGATTTTGTCTATGTCTACTGTGTCTTTTGACCAGAGTCTGCAGCAACATTCCCTACACTCCAAAGCACTTGCACTTCGATCTACAACCCCCCCAGTGTTGCAATTAGTGGATCAGAAATCCTTAACACAGTCGACTGTCCAATCAGCTGGTACAGTCAAGATCCATGATTGCTGGACTGAACACCTCCAGCTGGGGCAGGGATTTCAAATACAGGAGGTGCCCACGGGCCCAGAGACTTTATGTTGTTCAAGACTTGAGGAGCCCAGGGTTCTAGTGAACCAGCAGGAGATGCTGCAGAGTAGCCCCACCCTTGACTATGGAAATCAAGGGCCACAGCCCTTGAATTCCCAGGTCTCTCTGCAGACCCTGAACCGAGAAATTACTACCCTGACACACCCTATGGCCTTGCATGTGGTTActgtcctccctgcccacctgccaTTCCTCAGTCCTGAAGTACTGAGGCTTCTTGAGGTACATgtgaaaaaatggatgcatttccaGAGGTGGGGGCTACCCAGACGTGTGGAGGAGTCCCTGAGGCAGCTTATGCCAAATCCGCCATTGTGTTACCAACCTGTAAACAACCAACCAGTTTCTTTCATCCAGAAGAACAATTCTAAGTTCCCTATTGAAAAATTTGGGACCTATTCCTACCAGACCTGGGGTTCATGTATGGCCAGCCAGCCTACCCAGGCCTTCTGGGTTTCTGAATGGTCCATTATGGATCCAGAACAAAGACACCACCACCAGCAAATCCCAAATAATATGGCTGTGGCCTTGCGCTCTCCAGGTCTTGAAGACTCAAGTGGTCTCTATGCACTTCCTGGGTACCAGGATCATGATTCAGTGGGCCATATGCAGCAGAAATACAGCCAGCTATTCTGTGGACTCCCTTCCCTGCACAGTGAATCATTGGTTAACACCTTCCTAGGCTCTCAAAGTTTCTCCATGAATGGGAGCATGTCCAAGCATCCTTTGAAGGATCCTTTTCTTTTCAAGGAACTCTCCATTCTCCCTCTGCTACCTAAAACTCCACCCCAGTCAACCACaccctcttccccatcctccccaAATTGGGTCATTCCATCTGACTACCAACAACCTCAAATAAGTGTCCCATTTCTGACCCTGGCCGAGTGTGATGCCTTGGAGTGGCACCTGCTGCAGAGGCAGCTCCAGCTTCAGTGGGGCTTGCCAGCTGTTTTCCAGAGACCTCAGCACACCCAGAACCCCATACAATATAGGCCATGTGGCAAAGGCCAGTCTCCTGAGACAGTGAAAACTTCCTGGCCAGTGAAGCCCATCACAGTCTTCACTAGGGAATTAGTCTTCTTCCCAGAGCATGCCCGGAGGCTGCTAGAATTCCACCTCCAGCGGCAGTTAATTCACCATCGCTGGGGCCTGCCCCAAAAGATCCAGGAATCCATCCAGTTACTTCTATCCCCCAATGATCAGACAACTCTGTCCTGGAGCAGCACAGCCCTAGCCAACGTGCATGATCCCCAACCTACAGCCCTAGAGGTCACTGAGGCCGGTGACCCATTCTCACCCATCACAGACCCAGAGTCAGTCCCCATGCCACACTTGTTTGACCAGGCCAAGGCAATATTGCAGAGCCACATCAACTCCAAATGTGGGCAGATTCAGCAGGGCAAGGTCCCTGCTCGTGTATATAGCTCTTGGCAGTGCATAATTCCTGGGGGCCTGCAAGTGGCTCCCTTCACTTACATCCCAGAAAACAAGCCCTTGGAGCTACAGGCAGCAACTGACCCTGCCCTACAGCAGAAAGCTATGCCCTGGATACCAATGGCCCTTGACCAACAGCAACAAGCCTCACCAGATGCTGTCACTGAACACCCTAAGCTGCCCCAAGCCCTGTCCGAGGGAGCCATTGAGAAACTAGAGACAACATTGCGGCACAAGTACCTGGCCTTCTTGTCAGGGCTGCCAGCTCTTTATTATGTGGCTCTCTCTAGGGCCATGGCACCGGCAATCTCTACCCAAGCTGTAATCACAGGAATGGTGCCTGGACCTGGTGAATTCCCAACTGAACCTCTGACTCAGATGATCTCATCTGAAGAGCAGTCTCTGAGTCCTGGGCCAAGCTTTCAAGATGCCAATGAGACTTGTGCAGACATTGAAGATGAGCTCCAGGTTGAAGAGCAGGTGGAAGATTTGATCAAGATGGTGCCTCTAGAAAGCCAGGCAGAGGCCTCTGGGCCTTATACACTCAAGAAAACGATCTTAGCCAAACTAAATTTCCATCTAAGAAAGAAGATCCTAGAGATACAACTGGGAATTCCCATAAAGGCAAGGCTGTCCAGAGAACAAACAGTAGCAAACTCAGGCAACACATCCACACAGGATTCTCTAGAGAGTCTAGAGAACCTAGGAAAAACATTGCTCCAGGATCTCCCCATCCCACTAGACACTCCTCGTGTCCCAGATCCAGAATGGCTCCACCTTAAAGAACAGCTGGCCCTTGAGTTAAAGGCAGTGCAGCAGAACCAGAAGCAACCTAGTTCAAGAGCAGTATCTCATGGTTCTGCCCACTGGGCCTCTAAGATATCACAACCCAGTGGGGACATGACAGAGGCCCAGGTGCTTTGTGTTCAGTTGGAGGCCAATGTGAACagccccagcctggaggagccctgGAGTCCTGAGTCCCAAAGCCCTGGCCACAGCAAGGACTCAGCCCAAGTCCCCATGCTggcagaaaagagagaggacccagggAAACCCAAATTGGCAGGGGACCATGGAGAAGGAGATGCAGGGTTTGCACACTCCTCCACAAGAGACATAAGCCACCCTGATGAAGCCCAGAGGCCAGAAGGGATGCTTCTGAACAGGACACCTCACAGCCCCTGGCGACGGAGCCGTAGCTTTCATCTTGATGCTCCCTGTGAACACAGTACGCGACATCACCCTCAGATTAAGCTTTCAGAGCCACCTCCAGGAATCCCTGGGGTGAAGGTATCTGAGAAGAATGACCTGCACAGCAGTCAAACCAAGCTTAATGTATTCCTCAAACCAGCAAGGATTCCTAAGAATGCCCAGCCTGTGGTGCCCCAGGCATCACAGGGTCAGCTTTTCCTGGGCCAACTCATTCAGGGTAAGCCTTTGCAGGGCCAAACTTTGAAAGGTCAGGTTTTGCAGGGACAGGTGATGCCGGTCCACACTCACAAGAGGCCCAGCCTTCCAGAATCAGGCTTGAGAAGTAAGATGAAATCCTTTCTGCACTGTTTTAACTCCAAGGCAAAAGGCAAAGTGCAGGAAGAACCCATGTTCTCCACAGCTGGGAAAGTGGCCAAcaccagaaaagaaaatgcagaaaggggCCTGGCTCCAGCCAAAAGTTCCATGGGGCGAACCAAGACAGAGAGGACAAGAGGGGACTCCAAGGCCCAATCTTCCCCCACTGAGAAGCAGGAGGGCCTGACCTTCTTGGATGGTCCCCATTCCCCTGACAGTAAGCTCCGGCACCGCTCCCGCTCTCACCAACTCCATTCTGCCTCAGTCCTGGGCCACCCCCGCCACTGCCCTAGGCACTGTCCTCGAGTGGCTTGTGCCACCCAACCAGGGAATGTACCCTAG